TATCTAAGAAACCATAGCACACTGCAAGAACACCATCCTTATGGCATCATAAGTCTTCCTCTTACTGCCCCATGTTTAGCTCTTGTTCTTGTACTTGTCCTTGGCCCTTGGTGCTGAAACAAAAAATCCCATGGGGGTTAGAATCAAGATATAACTCTTGAATTGTAAGAGAATTTTAGCTGAAGATACTGACCAAGACCGATGGCTTCGGACCCCTTCATGATCCTCAAGCGTTTGCATGAAGCAACAAACATCCTGCAGGGTAATTGATCATCAGCCGACGAAAGAAACTGAAGCGTGGACCTCGCTTAATTGCATTCTAAGCACGGGGTCGTAAATACGGGAGTAGATAAGGGGGCGCAGGAGTGAAGTAACATACTCCCATGGGACGTCTCCAACAAGCATCCAGTCTCCATCCTTGTCTTCGTAAGTAGTAACAACATCTGAACCGTTCACTGCCTCAACCATCTTCCCCTCATTCCCTGGGAAAAAAATAGTTGATGATTGCGGCACTTGTTAATTCAAACTAAGCTCCATCCATACCACCAGCCGAGGCAAAATCATTAACACCAGTTGATAACATGCTCTTGCAGGTTCTGATGCCAACGGTGACGGATCTTACCAGTTGCGGTGAAGGTGCTGAACATCTTCTGCAGAGCAATGGAGAGGTCCTTGTAGGTGTTGTACATCTTCAGATCCACCTTGCGCAGGTAGGGCGCGCCGTCCATGCTCACCTTGACAAAGTTGGAGCCGTTGGCGCCAGCAGCGGCGCCAGCAGGCTGCTGCTTCTCGgtctcctcctccttcttgatcttgaCCGACTGGACGGTCATGGCGTTCCTGCGGTACGACCGGACTGGTGGCCAACCCACAGCCTGTGCCCTGGTCGACGCATAACACGCGAAATTAGCCACAAATTTACATTTACCACTTGCAAATCAGTTCGTGAAATAATCTAGTTCCAAGTCCAACCCACTGGTGCTGTAAAAACAAATAAGATTCTCCATTACAATGGTGGCTGGAGGTTCCATCCATCTCGATCGCGCACGTTACTATATTCTTTCCGGCAGCCAGCTCCGTTTAACTAATCCATGTACGCCTGTGGCAACTTTATGGTGGTAGCAAGCAGTACCACTACCATTATGGTGTATAATTGAAACGGCATCAGCTTTAGCCAAACGCCACATGAATCATGGCCAGCATGATTATCCACAGCCCCAATCATCTATCTTCTACGGACTAAACATTTCTCCGTTTTCATCACAGGAAATGAAACCCTTCCTTTTGCAGTGGAATCTGCCAAGAGATGGATGGAAAGTGTATGCACCATCATTTTCTTCGCCTCTCTGACATGTATGTACCGGCTGCCGCACAAAGCAGGCATCAAGTGCGCATATGTTTATGGTTCGGAAAGGCGTTAATAATTCGCGTCGGCGCTTTGGAGGCGACAAACAACACACAGCGGATGGTGTCGCCTTGCGCGCTTTCTGCCATGGGATCTCCTTTGTGGATATTTTGCCCTACTTAAAGCGTTTGCCCATTTGCATGTCATGGTTTATTCAACATCCTATAAGTATATAACGAATCCAAACTCGAGAAAACTAGTTTATAACGGGAAAAAAGATTGAAGGCCTGCACATGCTCGAGCTCTACATATGTCTAATTATGTTTATGTGTGTACTTCTGGATCTTTAGCTAAACAACCAGAATGAAAAGAGGGAAAGGAGATAATTAATCAGGTTCCATGCGTAGAATCTAGAAAAAACCTAGAGTACACATGTTCAAACTCTACATATGTCTGCACTTATGGATCTTTTGCTAAGCAACCAGAATGGAAAGATAAGGAAAGGAGATAATCAGGTTCCATTCATAGAAGCTGGAAAAATCAAATTACTCGATGCTATGTTAGTTAGAAAACAAAACTACCATCCAAGTTAAAAACTAACGAAATGATTATGTGTGATAAAGGAAGCATATGCAGGCATACTTGGGAGCAGGTGGCTTCTCGGGGTCGGCAGCCGCGGCCTCTGCGGGCCTCTCGGCCTTGTCGGCGGCCGGCTCCGGCTTGCCTGCGGAGTCTTCCTGCATGCCGCCGGTGGGAAGCGTGAGCTTCAAGTCAATGGTGTCCTCATAGCCCCTCTTCCCGGCCTTGGCCGCCTCGGCGCCGCCCCCGGGCAGCCCGagcctgagctccgtcccgacgtCGACGTCGGCGCCAGCCATCGGCTCCGGTGGAGCAGTTGGTCGGCTAGCTAGCCTGGGCTTGGGTCTCCCACCTTGGACACCTCCACGCGAGCTACTCGAGCAGCTGCTGATCTCTcgtcctctctttctctctccgtgTATGCAAGATGACTTGTGATTaggagatggtggtggtggaagaggGAGAGGAACCAAGAACTGGGTGGGGGTGCGTATATATAGAgggaagagaaagagagaggagagaggagggagatGAAGTGGTGAATGCTCTGCTGGTAGGgtggtagagagagagagaaggctgTGGGGTTACTAGAACAACAGTTAGTTAGAGCATGAGTGAGGCTACTTGGAGGTTGGAGCCAATAACTTTTGTTTCCATGTTTCCCCGGCTTGGATTGTCTGCTCAACGACTGATGCAAGCATAGGTGTTGCCGTGTTGCCAGTTAACACACTGTGGAGGCCTACCAACTTGGATCCAGTGCTATAAAATGTCAACAGGGTGAATGTTGTAGGCCAACAAATAAGTGGTTTGCTACTTGCTAGTAGTATAATTTATCAGTGGGTCGAAATATAATTAGTCACCAGCTAAATTCCCCAAGGGAGATGAGCTGCAGGCTGCTGGTGTTCAGCTATCCATTGTCACAGTGTTTAGCTCTTTGTGGCCTGTGAGTTTTAGTCGACGCATTTAAGGATTATTTTTGGTCCAAGATCAATAGCAAAATTGCATGAGTTCATGTCTCACGATTTGAAGGCTCAAATTAATATGAGTTGTTGCAGttatcacatatatttttcttactTAGTTTCTTAAGGTACTACTATTTCTTGCTTTGCTTGAACTTGTTTTTTTCAGGCACTGATTATGAAAATCGGGTGAAACCCTTTCATCTAATTTTACTTTTTTTGGTTGTGTGCTTGAACTTGTGTATTTATTTGTCTAGAGCATCGATGAGAGTGATACTAAAGTGATGGCAAGAAATAATTTATCCAGAAAATGAGGAAAATTACAATTTTGTGTCACTACCAGGTAGATAGAGACATTGTTCCTTGGTATTTATACCCTGGCCGTTTATATCTTTTATAAGTTTTCTGTCGGCTGCAATTCGGATCTTCTTAGACTATTTCTATGAAAAAAGATTGCGCTGAAAGGAAATAAAGAAATTATAAATGTGTGTTACTATCTGATAAATAAATAGATAGATGATGAATCAAGTGGAACACATGAATTTATTTCTCAAAAAGACAACCAACATGTTTAGGCAAAGGCCAGGTAACTGAAACAGGGGCCAAGAAGAAAAGAGATTGTGCACCATCTACAATTCACTCAACTTTCAAATCCTTGAGCTTTACCATCAATGTCATCAACAAAGGGATTAGTTCGAGAACCCTAAAATTATTCTATTTATTAATCCATGTAGCAATGATGATAACGGTTGGATATATGGCTTTTTTCAGCATGCTTCTCGAGGCGGTAACGCGCCGCAACTTTTCACAACTAACTCTGCGCTAGACAACACGCACGTGCCATTTTAGGCATAACATGGCCGCAGCCGAAACATGTGTGAAGTATGTGCGCTACCACGTCTACTTTGTGCGAGCGGCGTCGCATATGAACCAATGCTTgttttagagcatctacagccggagttggcaaatccggcccctcaaacgtcTACGGACGCGCCCGGCGCACACTGACCGGGCAACCCTCATATTTTTTACTCTACATCCGCGTATCTTATATTTGGCGCCTTATATCCATACTACACATGCAAACGTTGATCTACCCTACGTGATCAAACGACGGACAACAAAAATCGGCTGCAAAGGGACACAAGATTGGCTACAAACGGACATTAACATACTTCACCACATCCAAAAGATCATAGTTCGGCCCCGGACAAGTTCATAAACTTCTGCAACTAAAAACGATATAAACATTAAGGAGGAGAGGGGCGGAATCACCACTTCCTCGCCGGGCCTTTGCACTTCCGGTCGTCGGCGCAGCTGTAGGCGTTCGCGGCTGGTGGAGGGTCTTGGTCGTCGGACGAGGAGGTGCAGCTGTCGCCGTTGGCGGAGtcggagtcggagagaacgatgagCCCCTTCATCTGACGGACCACCCTGTCCTGCTCCGCCGCTGCCTCCTTCGCCTCGCGCTCCGACTGCTCAATAGCAAGCCGGAGCGCCTTGGCGTTCTTCCGTCGGAGGGCCATCTCCTCCTCGTAGTCGAGCTTCGAGCCGGAGTCGCGGCCAGACCTGCTCATCATGGTAGATGGGATCGGAACCGGAGAGGAAGAGGAGTGGacggagcgagcgagagagagggggacagagtgagctagggtttgagCTTGCCGCCCGGATTGGGGTTTTTTGTGGGGTCGGGAGTGGGCCGGACTTGTcaggcggacgcgcccgggcgtgCCCGGGCCGCTCCATATCCGCCCTATATTTGAGTTGGATataaggggtgccggtcagcccgggcatttGTCCGCGGTTTGAGAGATCCGGTTAGGTCGATTTTTGTTGACCGGTCAGTGACTGCCCAGACGTTTGAGACGGTATAAGAGGCCTGGCTGTCGATGCTCTTAGTAATGTGTGTTAGCGGGCGAGTCTTGATGGGTTTTCAACTTCTCACCCATAGATAAGTGTTTTGTGAGTGGTGATCTTCTAAACTAAATTCTGGCTAATTGAAGCGGCTGAACAAGCGTGGTCATAAACTCATCATCCAAACAGTAACACTCACCCACATATATACTGCTTTTTTTAAATCACATATATCTACTGCTATGCTCGATCGACAAGAACGCAGGTGTatacgcaaaaaaaaaaaaagaacgcAGGCGTAGCTTTTGTGGCCCGTGATGAGCAATGAAGTGAAGCAGAAAGGCAGTACGTGGTACCGGGTTCGCGTGCAGGGTTGGCGGGACGCAGACGATCCACGGCCATCCCGTCCGCCGCGCCGGTTGCACGGAGGCGGAGCGAAACCATACGGGGGCCAGGCCGTGCGGGCCGGGAGCCGAAACGTGGCGCACGGATGAGCTGGCCAGCGCCGGTTTTGCCGGTGCGTGCCGGTTGGTCGTGACGCGCCCACTGGCGTCACCCTTCTCCTCCCCGGCTATTTTTCACCGCGGGCCCGGCGGGCCGTGATGCGCGTTGTGGCCCCGGGCCTCCTCGTTCCCGATCCCCGGCTGGCCCGGGCCCACGTCGCGGCAGGATATATCGCCTTCTCCTGTTCCGTCCGGACCCCACGTCACAGGCAACGAACTGGCCGTACTCATAAAAAAAAAGGGCAACGAACTGGCCGAGCTGGACACGGAAATTTCTCGGAGCTGGTTCGTGCTGATTTTCATGTCCGCAGGCGGCGGTGAAAACCGGGCCGAGTTAAAAAAAACGGGAAAAAGAAATGTCCGCGATGCGTGACTTTGGGCGAGCGTGGAGCGGCTTTTGGAATCCCTGGGGCGGTGGGGCCCGCGTGCCGGGAGGGGTGGGGGCAGGTCAACTCAGGTGTCGGCCCCACGGCCCCGCGCGCATGTGGGGGATGCCATGCGATGCGATGCGAGCGAGTGAACGGATTCCCAGCGCCACGCGACCACACCTTTTCTGCATACCATATACTAATCCCGGCCGATGAGATTAGATTAGTTTTTGCAAATAAGCTAAGCCGAATTTGGGCTTAGCCGCATGACAGCGCATGATTTCTTCGCCACCAATCATTCCCCGGCCACCAATTAAGTTTCACTGGTGGCGGCAGCCGAATTAGTTAATTACTTATATGCTTATATGCTTATGtatgtactacctctgtcctggtttattggttccctttataatttgtgccaaattttgattaaatatttaactaacaaaatgttaatgcatgtcaaaaaaattatattgttggattcgtgtTTCAACATAGTTTCTAAAAATatagttttttatgacatgcatgaacattttgttagttaaatttatggtcaaaattggcacaaaatacaacggggaccaataaaccaggacggagataGTAGGGTCGTTGCACAAGGGGCCGGGAATTAAGGCGCTGCGCAATGGAACAGAGCCAGCCAGCTAGGTAATTACCCGAATGGGTATGCACCTGGCCTGGATCTAGTTACGTTTAGGAAACTCGGCGGAGAATCTAAGCAGATGGTGCACATCAAGGCTGAGTAGACGTACAGGCAATGCGCCGGGTGATGCAAACAAGGGTCTTCCAGCCTGGAAACACTCCTGGCGGCTGTGTACGGGGAGATGCAGAGCAAAATGCGCAAGATACACGTTCAATTACCGCTGGATTTGATTGATCGTCGACTAGTGTATCAACAACAGCTTACTATTGACATCCAgcgacttggtgaaattaacaagTGTCAATCTGGCAGAACATTGCCTTAGGTACTCTAGTGTCTCAAACCATAGTGATGCAAATTTTTAGTGGGCATGAAAATGACATGGACTTAAAGTAGACATGAA
This window of the Triticum aestivum cultivar Chinese Spring chromosome 5D, IWGSC CS RefSeq v2.1, whole genome shotgun sequence genome carries:
- the LOC123122787 gene encoding auxin-responsive protein IAA13, whose translation is MAGADVDVGTELRLGLPGGGAEAAKAGKRGYEDTIDLKLTLPTGGMQEDSAGKPEPAADKAERPAEAAAADPEKPPAPKAQAVGWPPVRSYRRNAMTVQSVKIKKEEETEKQQPAGAAAGANGSNFVKVSMDGAPYLRKVDLKMYNTYKDLSIALQKMFSTFTATGNEGKMVEAVNGSDVVTTYEDKDGDWMLVGDVPWEMFVASCKRLRIMKGSEAIGLAPRAKDKYKNKS